A region of the Candidatus Neomarinimicrobiota bacterium genome:
TAAAGTCGGCGATGTAAACGGAAATTTGAACGTTCATACCTCCGGCGGAAGCATTAAACTCGGAAAGATAACCGGCAAAGGCGTTGCAAAAACATCCGGCGGAAGCATTAAGGTTGTAGAAGCGGGCGAAGACCTGGAACTTTCCACCTCAGGCGGAAGCATCAGCGTAAATTACGCAAACGGTCCCATTGATGTTGAAACTTCCGGCGGAAGCATTTCCATCGGCGATACCAAGGGTGACGTTAGCGCCAGCACCGCAGGGGGAAGCATACACATAGGACTTGCAGGAGGAATGGTCAAGGCGGAAACAGCAGGCGGAAGCATCACCGTGGAAGGTTCCGAGGGTCCTGTCGAAGTGGAAACTGCCGGGGGAAGTATTGAAATATTGGAAGCTCACGGCTATATAGAGGCGGAAACAGCAGGCGGCGATATTGATGCTGAAATGGTGGTATCCGATAAGAAAACGGACACTCATGTCACTCTTGAAACGGCAGGCGGAGACATAACTCTGTATTTACCGGAAGACCTGCAAGCCACATTTAACGTGCGGTTGGAAATTACGCGGAGAGCGTGGCGAGACTATAAGATTTACTCAGACTTCCCCATCAGCATAGATGACGACGATAGCGGCTGGAGAGGTCGCAGAGTTCTTAGAGGCGAAGGCGATATCAACGGCGGAGGTGATGAGATACGGATAGAAACAACCAACGGAGACATCCGCATTAAGAAACTCAGATAACGCTCTCCTCTTTTACACTTATGCGGGTTGGGGCTCGAGCTGAAGGCTCTCCTACGGAGCCTGTCCCGCCGAAGTCGGTGGCTCCGACTCACTCAATAATCCTTTACCCTCACGGATAAAACATCAATATTCCCCTCTATCAAGAGGGGTGGCTCAACGGAAGTTGAGACGGGGTGTGTGATTCCGCGATATTCATTCAATTATCTCCTGCGTTAGACAGTTACTCCCCTCAAGGGGAGAGGATATAAACATTAACTTCTAAAAACAAAAAACTTTCTAAGCAAGAAAGTTCGTCGGGGAATAAATATTTGGAATCGGGGTGTTAGGCTACTTGGCTCATCTCTTGCGCTACTGCCGCCATCTTCTGCCGCGCTTCGATAGATGTGAAGCATTCAAGCGCTTTGGCGTAGTTGGTCTCTGCCAGTGCAGCGTCATCGGTCTCACTCTTCAGGCGCGCTATCTCAAGGTATGTCTCGCCCTTGTTCAGCGCGTTGTCGTGACGTTCGTTTATCCGTAGGGAGTTACCAAGATATACTTCAGCAAGATCGAACCTGCCGTTCTTCTTGTAGTTCATTCCCATGAGTTTATATACTTCAGCAACGCCTAACCTGTCTTTCATTTCCGTGAATATCTTGAAAGCCTTCGTTGCAAGGAGGATACTTTCGTCTATATCGTCTTTCCGGTGGAATATCTCCGCTCTTTCAAGGTATGAGAGTCCTGCTATGCGTTCATCACCTGCCCGTTCAG
Encoded here:
- a CDS encoding DUF4097 family beta strand repeat protein, whose protein sequence is MKNRLNKLSLIILLALLFPVLGLPQERGEIFREAGEYIERIDKTIKVKEGGELRVISDEGPIYIESWNKKEVRIVVIKRAGVGRESEARKYFDEIKVWIDKSGNDVSVKGETPWGRRGRRSHRLEYEITVPYKYNVNLRTEGGSLTIDDLDGNVKGETDGGSIKVGQIKNGNVNISTAGGSIKIKEVKNGNVNAETAGGSIKVGDVNGNLNVHTSGGSIKLGKITGKGVAKTSGGSIKVVEAGEDLELSTSGGSISVNYANGPIDVETSGGSISIGDTKGDVSASTAGGSIHIGLAGGMVKAETAGGSITVEGSEGPVEVETAGGSIEILEAHGYIEAETAGGDIDAEMVVSDKKTDTHVTLETAGGDITLYLPEDLQATFNVRLEITRRAWRDYKIYSDFPISIDDDDSGWRGRRVLRGEGDINGGGDEIRIETTNGDIRIKKLR
- a CDS encoding tetratricopeptide repeat protein, with the translated sequence ERAGDERIAGLSYLERAEIFHRKDDIDESILLATKAFKIFTEMKDRLGVAEVYKLMGMNYKKNGRFDLAEVYLGNSLRINERHDNALNKGETYLEIARLKSETDDAALAETNYAKALECFTSIEARQKMAAVAQEMSQVA